One genomic segment of Profundibacter amoris includes these proteins:
- a CDS encoding segregation and condensation protein A has product MAEVEFEEDTPLAVEDRLVAEALIVDVDGYEGPLDLLLTLSRTQKVDLRKISVLALAEQYLKFINEAKSLRLELAADYLVMAAWLAFLKSRLLLPPDPTEEGPSGEELAAHLAFQLERLQAMRDSAAKLMARDQMGRDFFARGLPEDVTRIRRVTYTATLLDLMQAYARTRTKDEFRPFVMDRDAIMTLEQALDRMRGLIGYAGDWTVLESYLPEGWETDPARRRSATAANFAASLELTKQGQIEIRQGEAFAPIQIRKKGSE; this is encoded by the coding sequence ATGGCTGAAGTTGAATTCGAGGAAGACACGCCGCTTGCGGTAGAGGACCGGCTGGTGGCCGAGGCCCTGATTGTCGATGTCGATGGCTATGAAGGCCCGCTTGACCTGCTGCTGACCCTGTCGCGCACACAAAAGGTGGATTTGCGCAAAATTTCGGTGCTGGCGCTGGCCGAACAGTATTTGAAATTTATCAACGAGGCCAAATCGCTGCGCCTTGAACTGGCGGCGGATTATCTGGTGATGGCGGCGTGGCTGGCGTTCCTGAAATCCCGCCTGCTGTTGCCGCCCGACCCCACCGAAGAAGGCCCGTCCGGCGAAGAACTGGCCGCGCATTTGGCGTTCCAGCTGGAGCGTTTGCAAGCGATGCGGGATTCTGCCGCCAAACTGATGGCGCGCGACCAGATGGGGCGCGATTTTTTCGCCCGCGGCCTGCCCGAGGATGTGACCCGTATACGCCGCGTCACCTATACGGCAACCCTGCTGGACCTGATGCAGGCCTATGCCCGCACCCGCACCAAGGATGAATTCCGCCCCTTCGTGATGGACCGCGACGCGATTATGACGCTGGAACAGGCGCTGGACCGGATGCGCGGGTTGATTGGCTATGCCGGCGACTGGACGGTTCTGGAAAGCTATTTGCCCGAAGGCTGGGAGACCGATCCGGCCCGCAGGCGCAGCGCCACAGCCGCCAATTTTGCCGCCTCGCTGGAATTGACCAAGCAGGGCCAGATTGAAATTCGTCAGGGCGAAGCCTTTGCCCCGATACAGATACGCAAAAAAGGTTCGGAATGA
- a CDS encoding glycoside hydrolase family 3 N-terminal domain-containing protein, which yields MAGQGAYIFGCAGERLSAGEAAFFRDVNPLGFILFARNIDTPEQLKRLTGDLRDAVGRDAVVTIDQEGGRVERMTRPHWRHWLPALDQVDLNPAQAERGMYIRYRIIADELRAVGIDSNCAPIADVATPQTHAVLRNRCYSDDPAKVASIGRAVADGLLDGGVLPVLKHIPGHGRATLDSHKELPRVSANRAGLEAVDFAAMQALADLPLGMSAHIVFEDIDATGPATTSPVMVDLIRKDIGFSGLLMSDDLSMEALEGDVSTRARKSRDAGIDLILHCNGKMAEMQMVVDAVGNFTPDGQKRADLAINARKSPDNVDIPALEDELAGLLKRA from the coding sequence GTGGCGGGGCAGGGCGCCTACATCTTTGGTTGCGCCGGTGAACGCCTGAGCGCCGGGGAGGCCGCTTTTTTCCGTGATGTAAACCCCTTGGGTTTCATCCTGTTTGCCCGCAATATCGACACCCCCGAACAGCTGAAGCGGCTGACGGGGGATTTGCGCGATGCGGTAGGGCGCGATGCGGTCGTGACCATTGATCAGGAAGGCGGGCGGGTCGAACGCATGACGCGGCCACATTGGCGCCACTGGTTGCCCGCACTGGATCAGGTGGATTTGAACCCGGCGCAGGCCGAACGTGGCATGTATATCCGCTACCGGATCATTGCTGATGAATTGCGCGCTGTGGGGATCGACAGCAATTGTGCCCCGATTGCCGATGTGGCGACGCCGCAAACCCATGCGGTGTTGCGCAACCGGTGCTATTCCGATGACCCCGCCAAAGTGGCCAGCATTGGCCGGGCGGTGGCCGACGGGCTGCTGGATGGCGGGGTTCTGCCGGTTCTCAAACACATCCCCGGCCACGGGCGGGCTACGCTGGACAGCCACAAGGAACTGCCGCGCGTATCCGCCAACCGCGCCGGTCTTGAGGCTGTGGATTTTGCCGCCATGCAGGCGCTGGCCGATCTGCCCTTGGGCATGTCCGCGCATATCGTGTTCGAGGATATTGATGCGACAGGGCCGGCCACGACTTCGCCGGTGATGGTTGATCTGATCCGCAAAGACATCGGCTTTTCCGGCCTGTTGATGAGCGACGATCTGTCGATGGAGGCGCTGGAGGGGGATGTTTCAACCCGCGCCCGCAAGTCACGCGATGCGGGCATCGACCTGATCCTGCATTGCAACGGCAAAATGGCGGAAATGCAGATGGTGGTGGATGCGGTTGGCAATTTCACGCCCGATGGCCAAAAACGCGCCGATCTGGCAATAAATGCGCGCAAATCGCCTGATAATGTTGACATTCCTGCACTGGAGGACGAACTTGCGGGTCTGTTGAAACGGGCGTAA
- a CDS encoding SPOR domain-containing protein, producing MADIEFGGAMDAPQRASDSGKFTKLVNGAGALVSVALIVGIGVWGYKLLVRDVTGVPVVRALDGPMRIAPENPGGELAVHQGLAVNRVQSDGVAQPVADRVVLAPAADGIGEDDPVGLRRPVPAPRTSAPGVEATPMAEAADAEVIPATTSEITAPALLTETLPEPDLPATVSDGSGVVVAAVEPTTDKPSATDVAVAEALAMADKLSEGVEPLGEVAPVTARLPVIPADVPGVVRSPRPLSRPASLDTTPPLPAATQQVASASASEVDPSSIPAGTRLAQLGAFESPEIAKQEWDRLYSRFTDYLQGKSRVIQKAESGGRTFYRLRAMGFDDLSDARRFCSALLAENAACIPVKVR from the coding sequence ATGGCGGATATCGAGTTTGGCGGCGCAATGGATGCGCCGCAACGGGCAAGTGATTCAGGGAAATTTACCAAGCTGGTCAACGGGGCAGGCGCACTTGTATCGGTGGCGTTGATCGTCGGCATCGGCGTTTGGGGCTACAAGTTGCTGGTGCGCGATGTTACCGGCGTGCCGGTGGTACGTGCGCTGGACGGGCCGATGCGCATTGCGCCGGAAAATCCGGGCGGTGAATTGGCCGTGCATCAGGGTCTTGCCGTGAATCGTGTGCAGTCCGATGGCGTGGCCCAACCTGTGGCCGACCGTGTGGTGCTGGCCCCCGCAGCCGACGGAATTGGCGAGGATGATCCGGTTGGCCTGCGCCGTCCGGTACCTGCGCCCCGTACCTCTGCACCCGGTGTCGAAGCAACGCCAATGGCCGAAGCCGCCGATGCCGAGGTAATCCCTGCAACAACCAGTGAAATCACCGCCCCTGCCTTGCTGACCGAAACCTTGCCCGAACCGGATTTGCCCGCGACGGTCAGTGACGGGTCAGGCGTGGTTGTGGCGGCTGTGGAACCTACAACGGATAAACCCTCGGCCACAGATGTGGCGGTTGCCGAAGCACTGGCGATGGCAGACAAGCTGTCGGAAGGTGTCGAGCCATTGGGCGAAGTGGCCCCAGTCACGGCCCGCCTACCTGTCATCCCGGCGGATGTTCCGGGTGTGGTGCGTTCCCCCCGTCCGTTGTCACGTCCGGCAAGTCTGGACACAACACCCCCTTTGCCTGCGGCCACGCAACAGGTTGCCTCTGCCTCGGCCAGTGAAGTTGACCCAAGCAGTATTCCGGCAGGCACCCGTTTGGCGCAGTTGGGCGCCTTTGAATCCCCCGAAATTGCCAAACAGGAATGGGACAGGCTGTACAGCCGTTTCACCGATTACCTGCAAGGCAAATCGCGTGTGATCCAGAAGGCCGAAAGCGGCGGGCGCACCTTCTATCGCCTGCGGGCGATGGGGTTTGACGATCTGTCCGACGCGCGGCGCTTCTGTTCGGCGCTGTTGGCGGAAAACGCCGCCTGTATCCCCGTCAAGGTGCGTTAG
- the argS gene encoding arginine--tRNA ligase: MNLFTDIRALVIDSLTALQSEGALPEGLDFANVTVEPPRDAAHGDMATNAAMVLAKPAKMKPRDIAEALAAKLLQDLRIEVAEVAGPGFLNMRLAPDLWRGVVGAALEKGRDFGRSSMGQGRKVNVEFVSANPTGPLHVGHTRGAVFGDALAALLDFAGHDVTREYYINDGGAQVDVLARSVFERYREACGLTPDIAEGLYPGNYLVPVGQALKDKVGDSLLDKGEQFWLEEVREFATEKMMDMIRADLASLGVEMDVFFSEKSLYGSGRIEAALEELDAKGLIYEGVLPPPKGKPDEDWEPREQTLFKSTDHGDDVDRPVKKSDGGWTYFAPDIAYHYDKVQRGFDELIDVFGADHGGYVKRMKAAVSALSDGKVPLDIKLCQLVRLFRDGQPFKMSKRAGNFVTLREVVDLVGPDVTRFVMLTRKNDAPLDFDFAKVLEQSKDNPVFYVQYASARIHSVLRKARDAGIAVDDATLKAADLSLLAHEAEMAVVKKLAEWPRLVEIAARTNEPHRVAFYLYELAGEFHALWNRGNDLPELRFLQEGDSSATQAKIALIRSVSIVISAGLGILGVTPAEEMR, translated from the coding sequence ATGAACCTGTTTACCGATATTCGTGCGCTGGTGATCGACAGCCTGACCGCATTGCAATCCGAAGGTGCGCTGCCCGAGGGGCTGGACTTTGCCAATGTAACCGTCGAGCCGCCGCGCGATGCGGCGCATGGTGATATGGCGACCAATGCGGCGATGGTGCTGGCCAAGCCTGCCAAAATGAAGCCACGCGATATTGCCGAAGCACTGGCCGCCAAGCTGTTGCAGGATTTGCGGATAGAGGTGGCCGAAGTGGCCGGCCCCGGGTTTCTGAACATGCGGCTTGCGCCGGATTTGTGGCGTGGCGTGGTCGGGGCTGCATTGGAGAAGGGCCGCGATTTTGGCCGCTCAAGCATGGGGCAGGGGCGCAAGGTGAATGTGGAATTCGTTTCCGCCAACCCGACCGGCCCTTTGCATGTGGGCCACACGCGGGGTGCGGTCTTTGGCGATGCGCTGGCCGCCCTGCTGGATTTCGCGGGCCATGATGTGACGCGGGAATATTATATCAACGACGGTGGCGCGCAGGTCGATGTATTGGCGCGCTCGGTTTTTGAGCGCTATCGCGAGGCTTGCGGGTTGACGCCGGACATTGCCGAGGGCCTGTATCCGGGCAATTATCTGGTGCCGGTCGGGCAGGCGCTCAAGGACAAGGTGGGCGACAGCCTGTTGGACAAGGGCGAACAGTTCTGGCTGGAAGAAGTGCGCGAATTTGCCACCGAAAAGATGATGGATATGATCCGCGCGGATCTGGCGTCTCTGGGTGTGGAAATGGATGTTTTCTTTTCCGAAAAGTCGCTGTATGGATCGGGCCGGATCGAGGCGGCGCTGGAAGAACTGGATGCCAAGGGATTGATTTACGAAGGGGTTTTGCCCCCGCCCAAAGGCAAACCTGACGAGGATTGGGAACCGCGCGAGCAAACCCTGTTCAAATCCACCGACCATGGCGACGACGTGGACCGGCCGGTGAAGAAATCGGATGGCGGCTGGACCTATTTCGCCCCCGACATCGCCTATCACTATGACAAGGTTCAGCGCGGGTTTGATGAATTGATCGACGTGTTTGGCGCCGATCATGGCGGTTATGTCAAACGGATGAAGGCGGCTGTTTCGGCGCTGTCCGACGGCAAGGTGCCGCTGGACATCAAGCTGTGCCAGCTGGTGCGGCTGTTCAGGGACGGCCAGCCGTTCAAAATGTCCAAACGGGCCGGTAATTTTGTCACCCTGCGCGAGGTGGTCGATCTGGTCGGTCCCGATGTGACCCGTTTTGTGATGCTGACCCGCAAGAACGACGCACCGCTGGACTTCGATTTCGCGAAGGTGCTGGAGCAATCCAAAGACAATCCGGTGTTCTATGTGCAATACGCCAGCGCGCGGATCCATTCGGTGCTGCGCAAGGCGCGTGATGCGGGGATCGCGGTGGATGATGCCACGCTGAAGGCCGCCGATCTGTCGCTTCTGGCGCATGAGGCCGAAATGGCCGTGGTGAAAAAGCTGGCCGAATGGCCGCGTCTGGTGGAAATCGCCGCCCGCACAAACGAGCCGCACAGGGTAGCGTTTTACCTGTATGAACTGGCCGGTGAATTCCATGCGCTGTGGAATCGCGGCAATGATTTGCCCGAACTTCGGTTCCTGCAAGAGGGTGACTCGTCCGCCACACAGGCGAAAATTGCCCTGATTCGTTCCGTTTCTATTGTTATTTCCGCCGGTCTTGGTATTCTGGGTGTAACACCGGCCGAAGAAATGCGCTGA
- a CDS encoding deoxyguanosinetriphosphate triphosphohydrolase produces the protein MLEKYASNPARARGRLYPEEESAFRSCFQRDRDRIIHASAFRRLKHKTQVFVEHEGDYFRTRLTHSIEVAQVARTIAGALGLNGELTEAVALAHDLGHTPFGHTGEDALADCMAPYGGFDHNAQAIRIVTSLERHYAEWDGLNLTWETLEALAKHNGPVTGALPYALAEYNARHDLELGTYAGPEAQVAALSDDIAYNNHDLQDGLRAELFTDDDICALPIIGACYAEVDALYPGLGSYRRRHEALRRVFGVMVSDVINESRRLIAALDPQRVEDVRAAGAPVVQFSAPLWADLKEIRAFLFARMYRAPSVVEMRERVTGVVMDLFPLYLSQPEHLPRHWKGDIAAAKDRTALARVVADYIAGMTDRFALQEHERLLPASGA, from the coding sequence ATGCTTGAGAAATACGCATCCAATCCGGCCCGCGCGCGCGGACGGCTATATCCGGAAGAAGAAAGCGCGTTTCGCTCGTGTTTTCAACGTGATCGCGACCGGATCATCCATGCCTCGGCCTTTCGGCGGCTAAAACACAAGACACAGGTTTTTGTTGAACACGAGGGCGATTATTTTCGCACCCGCCTGACCCATTCGATCGAGGTGGCGCAAGTGGCGCGCACGATTGCGGGCGCGCTGGGGCTGAATGGCGAATTGACCGAAGCGGTGGCGCTGGCGCATGATCTTGGGCACACACCATTTGGTCATACCGGCGAGGACGCGCTGGCCGACTGCATGGCGCCCTATGGCGGTTTTGACCACAACGCACAGGCCATCCGCATCGTCACATCGCTGGAACGGCATTACGCCGAATGGGACGGGCTGAACCTGACATGGGAGACACTGGAGGCATTGGCCAAGCACAACGGCCCCGTGACCGGCGCCTTGCCCTATGCGCTGGCCGAATACAACGCCCGCCACGATCTGGAGCTGGGAACCTATGCCGGCCCCGAGGCGCAGGTGGCGGCGCTGTCTGACGATATTGCCTATAATAACCATGACTTGCAGGACGGCCTTCGTGCGGAATTATTCACCGATGATGACATTTGCGCCCTGCCGATTATTGGGGCGTGTTACGCCGAGGTAGACGCGCTTTATCCCGGTCTGGGCAGTTATCGTCGCCGCCACGAGGCCCTGCGCCGCGTGTTCGGGGTGATGGTTTCGGATGTGATCAACGAAAGCCGCCGTTTGATTGCCGCACTCGATCCGCAGCGGGTTGAGGATGTGCGGGCAGCTGGGGCGCCGGTGGTGCAGTTTTCCGCGCCGCTGTGGGCGGACCTGAAGGAAATCCGCGCCTTTCTGTTTGCCCGCATGTATCGCGCGCCGTCAGTGGTGGAAATGCGTGAACGGGTGACAGGCGTGGTGATGGACCTGTTCCCGCTATACCTGTCGCAGCCCGAACATCTGCCCCGTCACTGGAAGGGGGATATTGCGGCGGCGAAAGACCGGACTGCGCTGGCCCGTGTGGTGGCGGATTATATTGCCGGTATGACAGACCGTTTTGCCTTGCAGGAACATGAACGGTTGTTGCCAGCATCGGGCGCTTGA
- a CDS encoding HesB/IscA family protein, with the protein MDLNLPPKVTDRAFARLAEINDGGDTKVLRVAVEGGGCSGFQYEITLDKVAEGDLVIEGAGQKVVVDEVSLPFLSNAVIDFSDELIGARFVIDNPNATSSCGCGTSFSM; encoded by the coding sequence ATGGACCTAAACCTACCCCCCAAAGTCACCGATCGCGCCTTTGCGCGACTGGCAGAGATCAACGATGGTGGCGACACCAAAGTGCTGCGCGTTGCAGTCGAAGGCGGCGGATGCTCCGGTTTCCAGTATGAAATCACGCTGGACAAAGTGGCCGAGGGCGATCTGGTCATTGAGGGCGCCGGACAAAAGGTGGTGGTGGACGAAGTATCCCTGCCATTTTTGTCCAACGCCGTAATCGATTTTTCCGATGAACTGATCGGCGCACGCTTTGTCATCGACAACCCGAACGCAACCAGTAGCTGCGGCTGCGGCACGTCCTTTTCGATGTAG
- a CDS encoding Hint domain-containing protein produces the protein MPIYTDQALGSNFDPGNPPGLPATVNVITITMNDADGDGFLSPNGSDQINGSDITRVWVGDTVTIDGVQITGVTFYTADGSRYFTPTDGTALPHAPVTVTSVTYVTNSTQIAVGDLGPPCFVADTRISTPDGLVAVEDMTVGDLVLTKDHGAQPVRWIGQRKTGGQGKFAPVLIKAGALGNDRDLRVSPQHRMLVTGWKAELFFGEDEVLCAAVNLLNDSTILRAPCDEVQYFHLMFDAHEVIFAEGAPSESFLVGEYLCGDNTALLNELEDLFPGIAENTAQKTPARRIARGYEAAALAN, from the coding sequence ATGCCAATCTATACCGACCAGGCTTTGGGTAGTAACTTTGATCCGGGCAATCCTCCGGGTTTGCCCGCGACTGTGAATGTTATTACAATCACAATGAATGACGCGGATGGTGACGGGTTCTTGTCTCCAAACGGGTCGGATCAGATCAATGGCAGTGATATTACCCGCGTCTGGGTTGGCGATACCGTTACCATTGACGGTGTCCAGATCACGGGTGTTACCTTCTACACCGCAGATGGGTCCCGCTATTTTACGCCGACGGACGGAACGGCTTTGCCGCATGCGCCGGTTACGGTTACGTCTGTAACCTATGTTACCAACAGTACACAGATCGCAGTGGGTGATCTGGGGCCACCCTGTTTTGTGGCTGACACCCGTATTTCCACGCCCGACGGTTTGGTTGCTGTCGAGGATATGACGGTTGGCGATCTGGTTCTGACCAAAGACCACGGCGCACAGCCGGTCCGCTGGATCGGGCAGCGCAAGACGGGCGGGCAGGGTAAATTCGCGCCGGTTCTGATTAAAGCGGGTGCGCTGGGGAATGATCGTGATTTGCGGGTCTCGCCGCAGCACAGGATGCTGGTGACCGGCTGGAAGGCCGAATTGTTCTTTGGCGAGGACGAGGTGCTATGCGCCGCCGTCAATCTGCTGAACGACAGCACAATTCTGCGCGCACCCTGTGACGAGGTGCAGTATTTCCATCTGATGTTCGACGCCCACGAAGTGATCTTTGCCGAAGGTGCCCCAAGCGAGAGTTTTCTGGTTGGCGAATATCTGTGCGGCGACAACACGGCGTTGCTGAACGAGTTGGAAGACCTGTTTCCCGGGATTGCCGAAAATACGGCTCAGAAAACACCGGCCAGACGCATTGCCCGCGGGTACGAGGCGGCGGCATTGGCCAACTAA
- the xth gene encoding exodeoxyribonuclease III codes for MKIATFNINGIKARINALPDWLREREPDVALLQEIKTVDEAFPREVFEDMGYNVEVHGQKSFNGVAILSKLPLEDVQRGLPGDEDDDHARWIEATVIGEKPIRVCGLYLPNGNPVPGPKYDYKLAWMERLYHRAKDLLAAEEPALMAGDYNIIPQPEDAAYPDKWREDALFRLESRTAWRRVVNLGLTDAFRAIHQGPDHYSFWDYQAGAWNRNDGIRIDHFLMTPQCADLLLDCQIDAEIRGREKPSDHVPVWVDLAA; via the coding sequence ATGAAAATAGCCACATTCAACATCAACGGTATCAAGGCACGGATCAATGCCCTGCCCGACTGGCTGCGCGAACGCGAACCCGATGTTGCCTTGTTGCAGGAAATCAAGACCGTGGACGAAGCTTTCCCGCGCGAGGTTTTCGAAGATATGGGTTATAACGTCGAGGTGCACGGGCAAAAGTCGTTCAACGGTGTGGCGATCCTGTCAAAACTGCCGCTTGAGGACGTGCAACGCGGCCTGCCCGGCGATGAGGACGACGATCACGCCCGCTGGATCGAAGCCACAGTGATTGGCGAAAAACCGATCCGCGTTTGCGGGCTGTATCTGCCCAACGGCAACCCCGTTCCAGGGCCTAAATACGACTATAAACTGGCGTGGATGGAACGGTTATACCACCGCGCCAAGGATTTGCTGGCGGCCGAGGAACCGGCGTTGATGGCGGGCGATTACAACATCATCCCGCAGCCCGAAGACGCCGCCTACCCCGACAAATGGCGCGAAGATGCGCTGTTTCGCCTTGAAAGCCGCACGGCCTGGCGGCGGGTTGTCAATCTGGGTCTGACCGACGCCTTTCGCGCCATCCATCAGGGGCCGGACCACTACAGTTTCTGGGATTATCAGGCCGGCGCCTGGAACAGGAACGACGGAATCCGCATCGACCATTTCCTGATGACACCCCAATGTGCGGATCTGTTGCTGGATTGCCAGATAGATGCCGAAATCCGCGGGCGGGAAAAACCGTCGGACCATGTGCCGGTCTGGGTTGATCTGGCCGCGTAA
- a CDS encoding heavy-metal-associated domain-containing protein, with protein sequence MTKLNIPDMTCGHCKAAVEKAVASVDADAKVAVDLDNRTAEIDSSADLGAILAALKEEGYEATQA encoded by the coding sequence ATGACAAAACTGAACATCCCAGATATGACTTGCGGCCACTGCAAGGCGGCTGTGGAAAAAGCTGTTGCAAGTGTTGATGCGGACGCCAAGGTTGCGGTTGATCTGGATAACCGCACGGCCGAAATCGACAGCAGCGCCGATCTGGGTGCCATTCTGGCTGCGCTGAAAGAAGAAGGTTACGAGGCGACGCAGGCCTAG
- a CDS encoding FAD-dependent monooxygenase — translation MALDGQKICVLGAGIGGLAAATALARRGAEVTVMEQSAEIAEVGAGLQIGPNGFAVMRALGAGDALAGCSVRAEGVSLLDGVSEKPVFGLDFQRFADDQEYYFVHRADLVDVLADAARKAGVKIRLLQQVETVTVQDGHAHVVMKQGGGSSPDVLIGADGLHSRVRMALNRDNDPFFTRQVAWRTIVPAQGNEPAMARVYMGAGKHLVVYPLRDGKMLNIVAVQERDEWAAEGWNFRDDPANLRAVFADFRPGVQGLLERVEDVYLWGLFRHPVAENWHKGRVAILGDAAHPTLPFMAQGAVMALEDAWVLADALDKADTVETGLASYQTRRRPRAARVIDAASKNARNYHLSPGPLRFAAHTALRLGSTFAPSLAMKKFDWIYKHDVTRA, via the coding sequence ATGGCACTGGACGGGCAAAAGATTTGCGTTCTTGGCGCGGGCATTGGCGGGCTGGCCGCCGCAACGGCGCTGGCGAGGCGCGGCGCCGAGGTGACGGTGATGGAGCAATCCGCCGAGATCGCCGAGGTTGGTGCGGGTTTGCAGATTGGTCCCAACGGCTTTGCGGTGATGCGGGCGCTGGGGGCGGGGGATGCCCTGGCCGGTTGTTCGGTGCGGGCCGAAGGGGTCTCGCTGCTGGACGGGGTTTCGGAAAAGCCGGTGTTCGGGCTGGATTTCCAGCGGTTTGCCGATGATCAGGAATATTATTTCGTGCATCGCGCCGATCTGGTCGATGTGCTGGCCGATGCTGCCCGCAAGGCGGGGGTGAAAATCCGGCTGTTGCAACAGGTTGAAACAGTCACGGTGCAGGATGGCCATGCGCATGTGGTGATGAAACAGGGCGGGGGATCGTCCCCCGATGTGCTGATCGGGGCGGACGGGTTGCATTCACGGGTGCGTATGGCACTGAATCGCGACAATGATCCGTTTTTCACCCGTCAGGTGGCATGGCGCACGATTGTGCCCGCACAGGGGAACGAGCCGGCCATGGCGCGGGTTTACATGGGCGCGGGCAAGCATCTGGTGGTTTACCCGCTGCGCGATGGTAAAATGCTGAATATCGTGGCGGTGCAGGAACGCGATGAATGGGCCGCCGAGGGGTGGAATTTCCGCGATGATCCGGCCAATCTGCGCGCTGTATTTGCCGATTTCAGGCCCGGGGTGCAGGGGCTGCTGGAACGGGTCGAGGATGTTTACCTCTGGGGTCTGTTTCGCCATCCGGTGGCGGAAAACTGGCACAAGGGGCGCGTGGCTATTCTGGGCGATGCGGCGCATCCGACCTTGCCGTTCATGGCCCAGGGGGCGGTGATGGCGCTGGAGGATGCCTGGGTGCTGGCGGATGCGCTGGATAAGGCGGATACGGTTGAAACGGGGCTTGCCAGCTATCAGACCCGTCGCCGTCCACGCGCCGCACGGGTGATTGACGCGGCCAGCAAGAACGCGCGCAATTACCATCTGTCGCCGGGGCCTCTGCGCTTTGCGGCGCATACGGCGTTGCGGCTGGGCAGCACATTTGCGCCATCACTTGCGATGAAGAAATTCGACTGGATCTACAAACACGATGTCACCCGCGCCTAG
- the dksA gene encoding RNA polymerase-binding protein DksA, which yields MKAEIFLPDDYRPAEDEPFMNDRQLEYFRRKLVAWKEDIMSDGKDTIEHLQDGTRNIPDVADRASEETDRALELRTRDRQRKLVGKIDQALRRIEEGEFGYCSVTGEPISLKRLDARPIATMSLEAQEQHERREKVHRDD from the coding sequence ATGAAAGCCGAGATTTTCTTGCCAGATGATTATAGACCAGCCGAAGACGAGCCGTTCATGAACGACCGTCAGTTGGAGTATTTCCGCCGCAAGCTGGTTGCGTGGAAAGAAGACATTATGTCCGACGGCAAAGACACCATTGAACATCTTCAGGATGGCACACGCAATATCCCCGATGTTGCCGACCGCGCATCCGAGGAAACGGATCGTGCGCTGGAATTGCGCACACGCGATCGCCAGCGCAAGCTGGTGGGCAAGATTGATCAGGCCCTGCGCCGGATTGAGGAAGGCGAATTTGGCTATTGTTCTGTTACAGGCGAGCCGATTTCCCTGAAACGTCTGGACGCGCGCCCGATTGCCACCATGTCGCTGGAAGCACAGGAACAGCACGAGCGGCGCGAAAAAGTGCATCGTGACGACTGA